The genomic DNA CTCCCACATTATAACTATCCAATACCACAGGCAATTCAAGCTTCATTGTAagataattaaatttaaataactaGTGACATCGAGTCCCACATGAATGACacatttagttatttttaaatttagtttcatTTTTTAACAAACACAAGGATTTATAGGTAAATATTCTATGTAAACATATTCCCAAAACTCAGACGCATCAAACCGCAGATCCAGATTTTAATTAACGTCACCTTGTTGACATGGTCAGGGACAAAGAAGTTATTTTTAAGTTATAAAAGCCAAAAAACACAACTGCTATTATATAGCTGAAGATGACAGCAATTGTAGCCAATTTGTCGACTTACTTCCAGATTCACATGCATCAAGCATACAGACACAAATTTGCCATTTTATAGTTTCCATTTCAGTAGTCTACAAGATAACAGGATAGCCCAAGTCATACAATCTAATCTAAAAAACTGAGGagacaacaaaaaacacacatctgtaGCATTCCTTTGTGAACATAACGGGTGCTCCGAATTTTATGTCTAAAATGGCTGTCACAGTATTAAGCTATATATGGTTTttcgttttttatttatttttaactaacACATACGGTGTCTTAAACAACACTGGTTGACCTTAATGTATGAGCAGATTGAGAGAAGGGCAGGGCATTTATTAACAGAATTTTTGGGGTGATTAACTTTATCCATTTGTAGCACCTGTTAGAAAAATTAGCTTTGCAAGTACAGTACTAAACTATAAAACCACATTAGATGCACTCCAAATGTGTCTTTAACTTCCTGAATTCGTCTGAATTAAGTAAACATTTATACCAATTCCTTTAACTGTGAAACCTTGAACATTTCCTACTCTAGGGAATAAAAATGATTACTAACTTTAATTACTTATTAGGGGATAGCTTATAGTAAGTCCACATACAAAAGTTAGTATACATTTTAGTGTAAAATAATTTGCTTTATAAAATCCATTGAATCTTAtgcaaaaagaaaatattttttgttaaatgttttgtaTTAGCACTTTAAGGGGTTTATGGGGTTGAAGCCCATTCTGGATATGTCCTCTtttctgttctgtattaatTGTTTTATAGCGAATTATATAAACTCTGTTAattaagaaacaaaataaatagaaaatgtcAAAAGATTTTTTAAAGACATGACTAAAAACAAATATCACTTGAATGTGTAATGATTTTAGCAAAGCATAAGACGATTCTGTACtttcaaatatgaaaatgaacagTCATTAATGGCTTATTAGAATCAATTTAGAGAATGGGCAGGAGGATTTTTACCTTGTAACGTAGCTCTTGTAACATCATCCATAATCTAAAGGAGTAACGTCCAGACAGGTCACGTTGATGGTAAAAGTTCACTAGTAATGTGAGGTTAAAATAACAACACTTAGTGTAGCACGGACTAATAAGCTAATAGCTAGCTAGGTTCAGCTAGGCTAGCATGACAGTTAACTGAATTAGTTTAATCAAACCAAGTTGCcgatttgaaaataaaaactataGTTAAACATTacttaaaatagtaaaataaacgtatatatttaattcattaatttatctGGTTTATCTTACCCAGTTTATACAgagttaaaatgtatttgcattCTCAAATACCTTTGCGCTGAGGTTTTCCAAGCTCTGCTTAACGAACTTTCCCGCTCAGATGAAGAAGGGTGATTCCACTCGATGGATCAGTAGGGTTCAACCTATGCTGTTAACATAGTAAAATACCGAAAATCTTTTCTATTGCCAAAGTTCAAATATGAAGACTATGATAAGAATGGATGTTAACCTGTCTTTTTATGTTATACAGGTAacgttatatataaaatgaaatgtcGACTAATTGTGACTTACCGCCACCCCCTTTCTCAGTAATGTAACCTTCCGCTAATGTATTTTTGGCTTTCCTCTCTGTGGTTgagcataaaataaaaatgagttgGCAGTGTGTTATTTGTTGCCTTTTTGTGGCAGTAACATTAAGAGCATTGCTGAACCACATAAATACTGTGCATAGCCGTAGCCCGAATTTTCGAGTAATTTGCGGTATTGATGGTTGTACTCAGGAATACAGAGTGTACAACTCGTTTTATTATCATATCAAACGGAGCCATTCTTCACATCTTCTCAGTCGCAAATGCATCAGGTCGAGTGGAGTCCGAGGGTCTGATAATGCCACAGAGGACGATGCAGGCCCATGTGCATCTACAACTTTCCGAATTCAACCGAGAGAGAGATATTTCGAGAATTTTGATATACCTAGCATTCAGTCAGTGTTGGAAGAAAGTGGACCACCAGCAGCAGGTCATGCAGTGTGTAAtactgactgtgtgaatgatggTGAATATAGCCGAGGTCCCTCAGCTTCAGCTCCCCGTGATGATAATCCATATCCCTCTACTCCTGGAGCCCAAATCACAACCCAGACTCAACAAAATACGACACAGCTCCAGTCTACACAAGTAAGTTCACAAACATGTTTATTTGTATAACACAGTATTAATTCTATATAACCCTTTTACCAATACCTTTCAGCTTACAGTACTTattagctttatttaaaaaaataaaaaaacggtGACCAAGTTTGAATTAGACTGCAGGCTGCATCCCGAATTGGACTGTCTTCGCACAGTGTGATTAAATAACTTTTATATAGCAAAATAGCAAGTTCGCTATGTGTTTAATAGAAGTTTTTCTATTAATCATCACTATTAGCTAcatatttaatgtaatgttaGGGTACATAAGCCACAGATTTTGCCTGTAGTGCACTATAAAGGTCGTAGTTCAACTTTCGGTCACTTTGTTTATGACGGAGTTAAACATTTATAGCACATGTAAGATAAGCGTGTGTAATACCAGAATCATGATagacaaaacagaacatttttcaTGACTATGTTTTCATGAGTAATGAGAAATTGACCGTTAAGAAAAGCATTTTCCGCTGTAAAACTACACTTGGAGCTAAGACGTTTGACTTCTAAGAGTCGGTTCTTGGACTAGTCGGTGTCGACTCCACCAATTTCtctgatcattttaatttgtggGATAGCAATTGCATAAGCGTTGGATTACTAAAAAGCAAAAAGACCATTACGAACAGTATTTACAGCTGTAAAAACTACACTTGGAGTAAAGAGAATTGACTCGAATATATCGGTTCTTCGTGGAGTCGGTGTCAATCCTGAACCATTttctttgaaaatgtaaaatttgcGGGGCAGTAATTGCAAAAGCGTTGAATTATTAAAtactattaaataataatatttattatacttAAAGCTGAGTTTTTTATTAATTGCTGTGCGTCTTtatgtataattaaaatacctATCTAATTGCAACAGGTAGGAGGTGCCACACATGAAGAGCTTGAGGAAATGGTACTGAGAAAACATGCCACTGCCCTTGTGCTCTCTGCTAGAGAGAAACATCATCTATCACAGGTAAGATATAATATGCTAAGCTGAAATTTACACATCTAAAACTGACTACAAAATTTGTCATTTGTGCTGCTTGTGCATATACACTGACACCAACCTTTGTCAGTACTGCTGGCTGGCTTTAATTGcataatttatgtatttatgcagTAACTAATAAAGCTTGGGGAATGTTGGGGGGAAAATCACTGAATTACATTTTGTACATGGAAAGTACTACATGCATATACataacaaaacaagcaaaaattaATGATGCTCTGattttaaaattacacacaCTGCAATATTGGGATGTTGTCGGATGCTATTGATGGAAAGGttcatataattttttaatttttataatttttttttttttatgtgaacgTCTATAATGTTGACAGGGTTGTGAATGTAGtcatggtcataatgttttattaaatttacaCATGACTTAGATTTAATATTGAGAAATACTGTATTACACATTGTGAGTAAATAACttgcaaaaatattttgttacCTTTTAGAGCGCAGTCAATGATATTGTATCTGGAGTGCAGCAATTCCAAGCATCATTGCTGGAGAACTTGCGGAATCAGATGGCACTGGTACTTCAGAGACATTCACAAGTTACAGATGAACTGCATCGTGAGGCAATGGACATTTTTGATCAGTTTGAAGACCCATTTGTCAGAGTTTCCACTACATATATGCAAGACTCAACTATCAAGAAGTTATTTGGATTAGTTGAAGCAGAGGAAATCGAGATTGGCCAGTCTGCATGCTATAAAACAAAGGAATCCTCTCGGGCTTTATCTATAAGATCTCAATACTTTTACTACATACCTttggtcaaaagtttggaacaATTACTTTCACATCCTGTGGTTCTAGCCATGTTCGACAAAGGTATAGAGAAATGCAAGGCTGGATTTTTAAAAGACATAATTGATGGTGATATTATGAAATCACATCCATTATTCTCTGTTAAACCCAATGCCCTACAACTGATACTGTACACGGATGAAATAGAACTGTGTAATCCTCTGGGTTCACATGCCTCTAAAAACAAACTTCTAATGGTGTACTATACCTTAGGGAATATAAATCCGAAATATAGGTCTAAGCTGGCTGCTATCCGTTTACTTGCCATTGCAAAGGCAACTGATATTGCTCAGAGTAGTGTTGATGTAATATTGGACAGAATATACAAAGATCTGAACATGCTGTACCATGGTGTGAAAATCAAAATCTGTGATGAGGAGAGAACTGTATATGGTGCATTAGTCTCTCTTTGTGGTGACACCTTGGCTCAGCATGAGGTAACAGGGTTTAAGGAGGGAGTTGGATTTtcattctgtaaatgtagaCACTGTGAGTGCAGTTTTGAAGACATGCAGGTTCAATTTGATGAGGACAGCTTTGTTCAAAGGACATTAAGTAGACATCTCAAACAGTGTAATGAAATTGAGAGGGCAACAACTGATTTCTTGAAAAATAGTTTGAAAACCACATATGgagtaaacaggaaaagcaAATTGGTTGACTTTCCATCCTTTGACCTAATTAAGCAAACTCCGCAAGATATAATGCATGTAGTACTAGAGGGAGTAGCGCCTCTAGAAGTGAAAAGTGTGTTGAAATATCTTGTGCTGTCAGGGCAGCTTGACTTGGACACATTTAATTGTGCTGTACTGGGATATCCATACTCAGTTGATGTCAGAGACAAGCCATGCCCCATCACTGTTACAACCTTATCCTCAAATGACAACAAATTGAAGCAATCTTCTGGTCAAATGCTTGTCCTCCTCAAGATTTTACCCTTTGTTTTGGGCAGTTGTGAAAGAAATGCCTATATTCAAGTACTTACTGAACTAATACAGATAGTTCAGATTCTGTTTGCCCCAGTAATTTCTCTTGCAACTATATCAAACTTGAAATCACTTATCAAGCAACACTTACTTCATATGAAGCAGTTGTTTCCTGAAAACACCATTACACCAAAGCAGCATTATCTGGTACACATTCCAGCACAGATGAAAGCTTTAGGACCAATGGTAAGACATATGTGCATGAGGTTTGAATCCAAACATTGTTTTTTCAAGCAGTGGTCTTCAAACTTAAATTTTAAGAATGTGTGCAAGTCCCTGGTAAAGCACAACCAGTTGTTTGAATGCTGTCAAAATGTCAGCAGTGTGGAACACCCAATTTTCTCAAAGGAGGTGGTAATAGGGCCAATGTCTGAGGTGAGAAATGTGCAGTGTGTACAGGACAAATTGAGAGATTTTTTGGGCATAGAAAACGTGAATCATGTTGTGTCTGTAAAGTGGCTTGAACTAAATGGCAATAAGTATGTTTGTCAGAAGTCAATGATCATCAGTAATGAAGTTGAAGGCACTCCTGTATTTGGACTTATAAAAGACATATTCATTGCAAATTCTTCATTGTATTGTTTTGAATGTCAGCTGTATAACACTATAACTTTCAACCCTGAGTTTCTCTCTTATGAAATTCAGGTGCCAAATCTTGCTCAAGCTACATTGGTGGATGCAGATAAGATTGTTGACTACACTGCATACTATGCCATTAGCTTTAAGAACCATACCTACATTCCTCTGAAATACTACCTCGGTGATGTGATTGAAGTACACAGATGCACAAATGTCTGCTAGTATTCTGGCCATCAAAGTTTcattgttttagtttttgtgtgataaaacccaGAATGTCTGAATCTTAATGAACTTACATTACTAAAAATGCTTTGATTTTAGAGTTTTGCTGAATTTATTacagttttgtgaaatgttacctcattttaaactttgttctcagtttaaaagtttgCTCAACTTGAAGTAAAAT from Hoplias malabaricus isolate fHopMal1 chromosome 7, fHopMal1.hap1, whole genome shotgun sequence includes the following:
- the LOC136702683 gene encoding uncharacterized protein → MVLRKHATALVLSAREKHHLSQSAVNDIVSGVQQFQASLLENLRNQMALVLQRHSQVTDELHREAMDIFDQFEDPFVRVSTTYMQDSTIKKLFGLVEAEEIEIGQSACYKTKESSRALSIRSQYFYYIPLVKSLEQLLSHPVVLAMFDKGIEKCKAGFLKDIIDGDIMKSHPLFSVKPNALQLILYTDEIELCNPLGSHASKNKLLMVYYTLGNINPKYRSKLAAIRLLAIAKATDIAQSSVDVILDRIYKDLNMLYHGVKIKICDEERTVYGALVSLCGDTLAQHEVTGFKEGVGFSFCKCRHCECSFEDMQVPNLAQATLVDADKIVDYTAYYAISFKNHTYIPLKYYLGDVIEGKVLSHLVAVKESGKV